The following are encoded in a window of Armatimonas rosea genomic DNA:
- a CDS encoding FAD-dependent oxidoreductase, with protein sequence MVYDVVVYGDSCGAVTAAVAAKRDGRSVVLVNPTGFLGGMSASGLGATDFLGKRATFGGIASEFYDLVAAAYGTSYVRSFEPHVGRQAFEKLIAAAGVDVVYNERLDRRPGKGVRKKGRRIEAITTLSGKTYQGRMFIDATYVGDLMASAGVRYTVGREPESQYGEDMAGVRRGDTKPRVHYTQGDKDHFTHDVDPYVKPGEPSSGLLPYISAIKGLANGQGDRKIQAYNYRVCLTTDPKLHIPIERPAGYRALDHELLLRNFEAGDSRLPALVEKLSGSGSKVDWNNMHAVGSDLPGANWDYPEASYERRQEIEQEHQTYIRGLLWTLANSPRVPEAIRKQVAAYGLAKDEFPDNGGWPYMIYIREARRMVTDYVMTQHDCEGKRTVPDPVGLGSFGMDSHVVQHFVTERGFVVSDGVIWHVPPRPYGISYRSIIPRKGECENLFAPICVSASHVAHGSIRMEPVFMTLSQSAAIAAGFAIDSKTSVQEVAYPALRVRLDAALQIVDNAQVPKVK encoded by the coding sequence ATGGTCTACGATGTGGTGGTCTACGGGGACTCTTGTGGCGCGGTGACAGCGGCGGTTGCCGCCAAGCGCGACGGTCGCTCGGTGGTCTTGGTCAATCCGACGGGCTTTCTCGGCGGTATGAGCGCCAGCGGCCTGGGAGCCACCGACTTTCTGGGCAAGCGTGCCACGTTTGGCGGGATCGCCTCGGAGTTCTACGACCTGGTGGCCGCGGCCTACGGGACGAGCTATGTCCGCAGCTTCGAGCCCCATGTCGGGCGGCAGGCCTTTGAGAAGCTGATTGCCGCTGCTGGGGTCGACGTGGTCTACAACGAGAGGCTGGATCGGCGGCCGGGCAAGGGGGTGAGGAAAAAAGGGCGGCGTATCGAGGCCATCACCACCCTGAGCGGCAAGACCTACCAAGGCAGGATGTTTATCGACGCAACCTATGTCGGCGACTTAATGGCCTCGGCAGGCGTGCGCTACACCGTCGGGCGTGAGCCCGAGAGCCAGTACGGCGAGGACATGGCGGGTGTCCGGCGCGGCGACACCAAGCCCCGAGTCCACTACACCCAGGGCGATAAGGACCACTTCACCCACGATGTCGATCCCTATGTCAAGCCCGGCGAGCCGAGCAGCGGACTCCTGCCCTATATCTCCGCAATCAAGGGGCTGGCTAACGGCCAAGGCGATAGGAAAATCCAGGCCTACAACTACCGAGTCTGCCTGACCACCGATCCCAAGCTCCATATTCCCATCGAGAGGCCCGCCGGCTACCGAGCCCTAGACCATGAGCTCCTGCTGCGTAACTTCGAGGCGGGGGACAGCCGCCTGCCTGCGCTGGTCGAAAAGCTCTCGGGGAGCGGCTCTAAGGTGGACTGGAACAATATGCACGCGGTCGGCTCCGACCTCCCCGGCGCGAACTGGGACTATCCTGAGGCGAGCTACGAGCGCCGCCAAGAGATCGAGCAAGAGCACCAGACCTACATCCGGGGCCTCCTCTGGACACTCGCGAACAGCCCACGCGTCCCCGAGGCGATCCGCAAGCAAGTTGCGGCCTATGGCCTCGCCAAAGACGAGTTCCCAGACAACGGGGGCTGGCCCTACATGATCTATATCCGCGAGGCACGGCGCATGGTCACGGACTACGTGATGACGCAGCACGACTGCGAAGGCAAGCGCACGGTCCCCGATCCGGTCGGGCTGGGCTCGTTTGGTATGGACTCCCATGTCGTGCAGCACTTTGTCACCGAGCGCGGGTTTGTGGTCAGCGATGGCGTGATCTGGCATGTCCCGCCGCGCCCCTATGGCATCTCGTACCGCTCGATCATCCCACGCAAGGGCGAGTGTGAGAACCTCTTCGCCCCGATCTGTGTCTCTGCATCCCATGTGGCACACGGTTCGATCCGCATGGAACCCGTCTTCATGACCCTCTCGCAGAGCGCCGCGATTGCCGCAGGGTTCGCCATCGACAGCAAGACCAGCGTCCAAGAGGTCGCCTATCCCGCGCTCCGTGTGCGTCTGGATGCCGCCCTGCAGATCGTGGACAATGCACAGGTACCAAAAGTAAAATGA